The genome window CGAAGCCCCACAGCTTGACCAGCGCGCCGAAGAACATGCTGCCGTACACCGCGCCCACGAACAGCACCCAGACCATGAACACGAACAGCAGGACGCGCTCCAGACTGGCAGGCAGCGGCGTCACCATGCCCGCAGCAGGCTTGCCGGTGATGGTGGTGAAGCTGGTGCGGCCCAGCCACGCCTGCTGCGCCAGGAACGCCGAGACGCTCAGGGCCAGCAGCACCGTGCCGTACACCGACGCCTCGGCGGGGTTGAATTCCACCGCAAAATACACCTGCGTCGCCAGGAACGAGCCGCCCATCACGAACGGGTTGCCGAAGTCGGCCAGGCTCTCGATGATGGTCAGCAGGAAGGCGTTGGCCAGACCAGGGCGGACCAGCGGCCAGATCACGGTTCTCAGGACGTGCCAGCGGCCCGCGCCCAGGGTCACGGCGGCTTCCTCCAGCGTACCGTTCAGGCTTTGCACCACGCCCACCAGCACCAGATAGGCAATCGGCGTGTAGGCCAGCGTCTGCGCGATGCCCACGCCCAGCGGCCCCAGCAAGGCGTCGGTGTCCAGCCCCAGGATGCCGCTGGTGATCAGCCCCTGGCGGCCCAGCAGGAAGATCAGGGCGAAGCCGATCACGAAGGGCGGCGTGATGATCGGCAGCAGCGAGAACACCCCCAGCAGTTTGCCTGCCGTGATGCGCCGCCGGGTCAGCCACCACGCCAGCCCCACCCCGGCCAGCACCCCCACGGCCTTGAACAGCAGGCCCAGGGTGGCCGTTTGTGGTGTGCTGGCCGCCAGCGAACCGATGGCGTATCCGGCCAGCGCCAGCGGCACGAACAGGTACGGCCCGAACGGGGCGCGGCTGCGCGTGCCCAGCAGCGCAAAGGCCAGCGCCAGCGCGGTGGCCGCCGTCGCCACGCTGACCGCCAGCAGCACGCTGTTGCGCAGCGCCCCGAAGCCGAAGTACAGCGCGGCAAAGACGCCCACCCCCAGCGCCGCCAGCACGGTGTTGCGCAGCGTGGCCCAGACCGGACGCCGCCGCCACAGCGACAACCCCAGGCCCGCCACCGCTCCGACACCCGTGGCCACGAGCGCCAGCGCCGCCTCGCTGCGGGCGGTGGTCTCGTTTTCCAGCACGAAGAACGCCGGGGAACTCAAGACGCTGCGGAACGCTTCCAGCGAGAACCCCGTCTCGCCGAAGGCATTGCGCAGCACCCGGAACAGCGGGAACATCACGAACAGGATCAGGAACAGGCCCACCCACAGCGTGGAACTGGCAATAAAGCGGTCCGCCTTGATGATGCCCGTGTCGGACAGCGCCATGCCCGTGACCGACAGCAGCGCCAGCGCGGTGATCAGGGCGCCCAGATCGGCCGGCTCGTTTCTGAACACGATGAAGAAGGCCGTGACCAGGAACCCGACCAGCGCGGCGACCAGCGTGGGCATGGCACGGGCAGCGCGGCCCACGAAGCTCAGGGCCAGGGTGGCGACCAGCGCGGCCAGGGGCACCCACAGCACGGGCAGGCTGCCCAGCAACTCCAGGCCGCTGGGGCCACCGGCCAGAAAGACCCGGCCCTCACGCGCCCAGGGCAAGAAGGCGAAGGCCAGCAGGCCCAGCAGCGGCCACAGCAGCAGCGCTGCCTGGACTCCGGCCCGGTTCCTCTGCGAGGCGGGAGGGGTTACCGCCGTGGTAATGGAAAGACCTCCTTGGTCCAGCGCGAGATGATGCGGGCGCGGGTGGCGCCGTCGCCCCACTTGCCAAAGTCGTAATCAATCAGCTTGATCTTGTCCAGGTTGGGCGAGGCGGCGGCCACCGGCGTCTTGGCGTTGGACTGGATCTGGAACGATTCCACCGTGGCCGCCAGTTTCTGCGTCTCTACCTTCAGCACGAAGTCGATGAACTGCTTGCCCGCCGCCGCGTTGGGGCCGTCCGTGACCAGGCTGACGCCGCCGATCTCGGTGCCTGTGCCGGCCCTAGGCGCCACGGCGCGCACCGGGAAGCCGCGCACGTTCTGGGCCACCGCGTCGTGCAGGAAGGTCACGCCCACCGCCACCTCGCCGCGCGCCGACAGGAACGCTGCGCCGGAGCCGGGGCGGGTGTAGCCGTTGCGCGGCACGTTGTTGTGGATCTTCTTAAGCAGGTCAAAGGCCTTGTCCTCGCCGTAGATCTGGATCAGGGTGGTGATCATGGTGTACGCCGTGCCGGACGTGTTGGGGTTGGGCATGGCGATCAGGCCCTTGTACTTTGGATCGCCCAGGTCCGGCCAGTCGGTGGGGGCGGGCAGGTTGCGCTTCTTGAGCACCGTGTCGTTGACCGCCAGGCCCAGCGCTCCGGTGTACAGCGGAATGTAGGCGTCCTTGACCTGCTTGCGCAGTTCGGGGTACAGCTCGTTCCAGGCCTTGGGCTTGTAGAAGGTCAGCAGGTTTTCCCTGGTGCCGGCCTCGTGGACGTCGCCGGTGCCGCCAAACAGCACGTCGAAACTGGGGTTGGCCTTCTCGGCCCGCAGCCGGGCCAGCGACTCGCCCGCCGACAGCCGCAGGAACTTGGCCTCGCCGCCGGTTTCCTTCTTGTAGGCGTTGGCCACCACCTGACACCAGTCGGCCTGCGCGCCACACACGAAGGTCAGGTTCCCCTGGGCACCGGCTGTGGCCGCCGTGGCAAGAAGGGTCAGGGTGAGCATTCGTCTGGTGGATCGCTGCATGGGGCCTCCTGGTTAAAGCAAGGGGCGAAGACCACGGACGGTCTTCTGGGCGGAAAAAGTAACAGTTGTGCCATTCGAGTCTACGCCACACCGCCCGCCTGTCTCCCGCCGCCTGTCCAGTACCCTGTGGCCCATGCACGACACAGTGGTGGTGGGCGCGGGCCTGGCGGGATTGACGGCGGCGCGGATTCTGGACCGGGCCGGGCAGCGGGTGCGGGTGCTGGAGGCATCGAATGTGCTGGGCGGGCGGGTGCGTTCGCGCGTGCTCGACGGTTTCACGCTGGATGCCGGTTATCAGGTGCTGTTTCCCGGCTACCCGGCCGTGAGGCGCAACCTGGACCTGGAGGCGCTGGATCTGGTGGCCATTCCCCCGTCGGCGGCGGTGCGGCGCGGCGCACGCGAGGATGTGCTGGGCGATCCCCGGCGCGACCCTGCCGCGCTGCCGGGGACCCTCACCACCGGCGTGCTGGGCGTGGCCGACAAGCTGAGGGTGGGCCGGCTGGCGCTGACGCTGCTGGCCCCACCACCCCACACCCTGCTGACCGGCCCCGACGAGACCACCGAGAGCTACCTGCGCCGAGCGGGCTTCAGCGAGGCGGCGCTGAACCATTTCTTCCGCCCCTTCTTCGGCGGCATCTTCCTGCGGCGCGAGCTCGACACCTCGGCGCGGCTGTTCCGCTATTACTTTCGCATGCTGATCGACGGCGGCGCGGCGCTGCCCCGCGCGGGCATGGGCGCCGTTCCCGCCCAGCTGGCGGCGGGACTGGACATTCAGCCCAGCGTGCGCGTCACGGGCCTGAAGGCGCACGGGCCGCACGTCACGTTGCAGACCTCAAAAGGCGAGCTGGACGCCCGCAACGTGATTGTCGCCACCGATCCCAACACGGCAGCCCGGCTGCTGGGCCGGGACGTTTCACGCGGGAGCCTGGGCAGCACGTACCTGTACTACGCCGCCAACCGGCAGGTGGACCGCCAGCCCCGCCTGCTGCTCAATGCCCGCCCCGGCCTGATCAACAACGCCCAGTGGCTGAGCCATGTTCTGCCGGAGCGCGTGCCGCCGGGGCAGCACCTGCTGACCGTCACGGTGCTGGGCCTGCCCGACATGGATGACGGTGAGCTGGACGCCCGGGTGCGCGGCGAACTGGAAGACTGGTACGGCGAGGCGGCGGTGTCGGGGCTGCGGACGCTGGCCACCGAGCGCATCCCGCACGCCCAGTACCCGCAGCCGCCCGGCTACGCGGCCACCCTGCCCGGCCACGCCACCGGCCTGGGCGGCGTGCTGCTGGCCTCGGAGGTCACGTCCATGAGTGGCATCCAGGGCGCGATGGAAAGCGGCGAGAAGGCGGCGGCCATCGTCCTGAACGATCTGGCCGCGTTGAGCCGCCCACGCGGCGGCTGACTGCGGACGCGCTCAGGCTTCCAGGAACTCGGTCACGACGCGGTTGAGCAGCCACCAGCCCGCAGGCGTGGCCCGCAGCCGCGCCCCCTCCAGTTCCAGCCAGCCGCGCGCCACGTTGGCGGCGATGGCCCCGGCGTAGCGTTCCCGCACGTTCAGGCCGCTGCGCCGGGACAGGTCTTCCAGATCCAGCCCGTCCCGCAGCCGCAGTCCCATGAACAGCGCGTCGGTCACATACTCCTCAGCGCTGATGGCCTCAGCCTCTCCGCTGTCGCCGGTCAGCCAGGTGTGCAGGTGCGGGTTGGTGCGTCTCGCGGTCAGCGCGGCCTCAGCCCCCGGTCCAGCCACAGACGACATGGCCGGGTAATGGCCCGCCGCGCCCGGTCCCAGGCCCAGG of Deinococcus aerolatus contains these proteins:
- a CDS encoding iron ABC transporter permease, translated to MGRRRHPRPHHLALDQGGLSITTAVTPPASQRNRAGVQAALLLWPLLGLLAFAFLPWAREGRVFLAGGPSGLELLGSLPVLWVPLAALVATLALSFVGRAARAMPTLVAALVGFLVTAFFIVFRNEPADLGALITALALLSVTGMALSDTGIIKADRFIASSTLWVGLFLILFVMFPLFRVLRNAFGETGFSLEAFRSVLSSPAFFVLENETTARSEAALALVATGVGAVAGLGLSLWRRRPVWATLRNTVLAALGVGVFAALYFGFGALRNSVLLAVSVATAATALALAFALLGTRSRAPFGPYLFVPLALAGYAIGSLAASTPQTATLGLLFKAVGVLAGVGLAWWLTRRRITAGKLLGVFSLLPIITPPFVIGFALIFLLGRQGLITSGILGLDTDALLGPLGVGIAQTLAYTPIAYLVLVGVVQSLNGTLEEAAVTLGAGRWHVLRTVIWPLVRPGLANAFLLTIIESLADFGNPFVMGGSFLATQVYFAVEFNPAEASVYGTVLLALSVSAFLAQQAWLGRTSFTTITGKPAAGMVTPLPASLERVLLFVFMVWVLFVGAVYGSMFFGALVKLWGFDNTFTTEHIRNLSVGSLGVFFNTLRIAAISSLPVLVLSVVIAYLITRQKFFGRGFIELGSLLSFAVPGTVIGIGYILALNSGFAYMTGTMLILIVAFIFRNMPVGIRSAVANLRQIDPALEEASTTLRAGSLTTLWRVVMPLIRPALISALIFAFVRAMTAISQIIFLISPDHKVVTSEVLSMVERGQLGDAAALSALLVFTLAVVIALMTWGVGRMGGSKAGISV
- a CDS encoding ABC transporter substrate-binding protein, producing MQRSTRRMLTLTLLATAATAGAQGNLTFVCGAQADWCQVVANAYKKETGGEAKFLRLSAGESLARLRAEKANPSFDVLFGGTGDVHEAGTRENLLTFYKPKAWNELYPELRKQVKDAYIPLYTGALGLAVNDTVLKKRNLPAPTDWPDLGDPKYKGLIAMPNPNTSGTAYTMITTLIQIYGEDKAFDLLKKIHNNVPRNGYTRPGSGAAFLSARGEVAVGVTFLHDAVAQNVRGFPVRAVAPRAGTGTEIGGVSLVTDGPNAAAGKQFIDFVLKVETQKLAATVESFQIQSNAKTPVAAASPNLDKIKLIDYDFGKWGDGATRARIISRWTKEVFPLPRR
- a CDS encoding NAD(P)/FAD-dependent oxidoreductase; its protein translation is MHDTVVVGAGLAGLTAARILDRAGQRVRVLEASNVLGGRVRSRVLDGFTLDAGYQVLFPGYPAVRRNLDLEALDLVAIPPSAAVRRGAREDVLGDPRRDPAALPGTLTTGVLGVADKLRVGRLALTLLAPPPHTLLTGPDETTESYLRRAGFSEAALNHFFRPFFGGIFLRRELDTSARLFRYYFRMLIDGGAALPRAGMGAVPAQLAAGLDIQPSVRVTGLKAHGPHVTLQTSKGELDARNVIVATDPNTAARLLGRDVSRGSLGSTYLYYAANRQVDRQPRLLLNARPGLINNAQWLSHVLPERVPPGQHLLTVTVLGLPDMDDGELDARVRGELEDWYGEAAVSGLRTLATERIPHAQYPQPPGYAATLPGHATGLGGVLLASEVTSMSGIQGAMESGEKAAAIVLNDLAALSRPRGG